The following proteins are encoded in a genomic region of Cryptomeria japonica chromosome 11, Sugi_1.0, whole genome shotgun sequence:
- the LOC131051404 gene encoding metal-nicotianamine transporter YSL3 isoform X3: MSSEEMHDGGHHRSYVKDKSSNGEAEEITESGRKDEVVAELSIEEIFECRNVPSWWEQMTLRGFLVALFLGIMFSIIVMKLNLTTGLVPTMNVSAGLLAFVVMRTLTKVMEKIGLSKTPFTRQENTVIQTCIVACYSTAYGGGFGSYLLGMNRKTYEQAGSNTEGNTPDTVKEPALGWMIGFLFVVTFIGILALVPLRKVLIIDHKLTYPSGTATAVLINGFHTPYGDKLARKQVKCFGKYFTLSFLWGFFQWFFSAGQNCGFGSFPVFGLEAWKQSFYFDFSMTYVGAGMICPHIVNISLLIGAVASWGIMWPLIRNQKGNWYPENLSESSMKSLNGYKVFVCIALILGDGLYNFMKIMYITLSTIYIQRTKRIGIVADSHSYAEKQLTYDEKKRTEMFMKESIPFWVAVSGYVVLAAISIAVIPHMFPNMKWYYVFIAYLFAPILAFSNAYGAGLTDQNLAYNYGKVALFIFAAWAGKEHGGVLAGLAACGIIKSILSTASDLMHDLKTGYLTLSSPRSMFASQLIGTVMGCFVGPLSFWLFYKAFDVGNPEGEYKAPYALIYRNMAILGVEGFSALPKHCLQICYAAFGLGFVINAIKDHVLPKKFAPYVPLPMAMAVPFLVGAYFAIDMCVGTVIVYTWQRLNPRKADMLVPAVASGLICGDGLWLLPSSILALTKVKPPICMKFLSRQGRY; this comes from the exons ATAGATCCTATGTGAAGGACAAGAGTTCTAATGGTGAGGCAGAGGAAATTACAGAAAGTGGAAGAAAAGATGAGGTTGTTGCAGAATTGAGCATAGAAGAGATCTTTGAGTGCAGGAATGTGCCTTCATGGTGGGAGCAAATGACTTTGAGAGGGTTCTTGGTGGCCCTGTTCCTAGGAATTATGTTCAGCATTATAGTTATGAAGCTCAATCTCACCACTGGGCTGGTGCCTACAATGAATGTTTCAGCTGGGCTGTTGGCATTTGTTGTCATGAGGACATTGACAAAAGTAATGGAGAAAATTGGGTTGTCCAAAACTCCTTTCACCAGACAGGAAAACACTGTCATCCAGACCTGCATTGTAGCTTGTTATAGCACTGCATATGGTG GGGGATTTGGATCTTATTTGCTGGGCATGAATAGAAAGACTTATGAACAGGCAGGAAGTAATACAGAAGGAAATACCCCAGATACTGTTAAGGAGCCTGCTCTTGGCTGGATGATTGGGTTCCTTTTTGTTGTTACATTTATTGGCATCTTAGCTCTAGTGCCTCTGAGGAAG GTACTAATCATTGACCATAAGCTAACTTATCCCAGTGGTACAGCAACAGCAGTTCTCATCAATGGTTTCCACACACCATATGGTGATAAATTGGCTAG GAAGCAGGTTAAGTGCTTTGGAAAGTATTTCACTCTGAGCTTCCTCTGGGGATTTTTCCAGTGGTTCTTCAGTGCTGGACAAAATTGCGGTTTTGGAAGTTTCCCTGTTTTTGGATTAGAAGCCTGGAAGCAAAG TTTCTACTTTGATTTCAGTATGACATATGTGGGAGCAGGGATGATCTGCCCACATATCGTCAATATCTCTCTGCTTATCGGAGCTGTTGCTTCCTGGGGAATTATGTGGCCTCTGATCAGGAACCAAAAAGGAAACTGGTACCCAGAAAATCTTTCTGAAAGCAGCATGAAAAGCCTCAATGGCTACAAG GTGTTTGTGTGCATTGCCCTCATTCTAGGAGATGGCCTTTACAATTTCATGAAGATCATGTACATCACACTCAGTACCATTTATATACAGAGGACGAAAAGGATAGGGATCGTAGCAGATAGCCACTCCT ATGCTGAGAAACAGCTAACCTATGACGAGAAGAAGCGCACAGAAATGTTCATGAAAGAGTCAATACCCTTTTGGGTTGCTGTATCCGGTTATGTAGTTCTGGCGGCCATATCCATTGCAGTGATTCCTCATATGTTTCCTAACATGAAATGGTACTATGTATTTATTGCCTACTTGTTTGCCCCCATTCTGGCATTCTCCAATGCATATGGAGCAGGGCTGACAGATCAGAACTTAGCATACAATTATGGCAAGGTTGCACTGTTCATATTTGCAGCCTGGGCAGGGAAGGAGCATGGAGGTGTTCTTGCGGGCTTAGCTGCCTGTGGAATCATCAAGTCTATTCTCTCCACTGCTTCAGATCTAATGCATGACCTAAAAACAGGGTATCTAACACTTTCATCCCCAAGATCCATGTTTGCAAGCCAACTGATTGGAACTGTAATGGGCTGCTTTGTTGGCCCACTAAGCTTCTGGCTCTTCTACAAGGCTTTTGATGTGGGGAATCCTGAGGGGGAGTACAAAGCTCCCTATGCTCTCATATACAGAAACATGGCCATTCTTGGGGTGGAAGGATTCTCTGCACTGCCAAAGCATTGTTTACAAATCTGTTATGCTGCTTTTGGATTGGGATTTGTGATTAATGCTATTAAAGATCATGTGTTGCCAAAGAAATTTGCCCCATATGTTCCTCTGCCAATGGCCATGGCTGTTCCATTCCTTGTGGGGGCTTACTTTGCCATTGATATGTGTGTTGGAACAGTGATTGTGTATACATGGCAAAGGCTCAATCCTAGAAAGGCAGATATGCTTGTGCCTGCAGTGGCATCTGGTCTTATATGTGGTGATGGCCTTTGGCTTCTCCCTTCGTCTATTTTAGCCCTAACCAAAGTCAAGCCTCCCATTTGTATGAAATTCTTGTCAAGGCAGGGTCGCTACTAG
- the LOC131051404 gene encoding metal-nicotianamine transporter YSL3 isoform X1 translates to MKIMYITLSTIYIQRTKRIGIVADSHSYAEKQLTYDEKKRTEMFMKESIPFWVAVSGYVVLAAISIAVIPHMFPNMKWYYVFIAYLFAPILAFSNAYGAGLTDQNLAYNYGKVALFIFAAWAGKEHGGVLAGLAACGIIKSILSTASDLMHDLKTGYLTLSSPRSMFASQLIGTVMGCFVGPLSFWLFYKAFDVGNPEGEYKAPYALIYRNMAILGVEGFSALPKHCLQICYAAFGLGFVINAIKDHVLPKKFAPYVPLPMAMAVPFLVGAYFAIDMCVGTVIVYTWQRLNPRKADMLVPAVASGLICGDGLWLLPSSILALTKVKPPICMKFLSRQGRY, encoded by the exons ATGAAGATCATGTACATCACACTCAGTACCATTTATATACAGAGGACGAAAAGGATAGGGATCGTAGCAGATAGCCACTCCT ATGCTGAGAAACAGCTAACCTATGACGAGAAGAAGCGCACAGAAATGTTCATGAAAGAGTCAATACCCTTTTGGGTTGCTGTATCCGGTTATGTAGTTCTGGCGGCCATATCCATTGCAGTGATTCCTCATATGTTTCCTAACATGAAATGGTACTATGTATTTATTGCCTACTTGTTTGCCCCCATTCTGGCATTCTCCAATGCATATGGAGCAGGGCTGACAGATCAGAACTTAGCATACAATTATGGCAAGGTTGCACTGTTCATATTTGCAGCCTGGGCAGGGAAGGAGCATGGAGGTGTTCTTGCGGGCTTAGCTGCCTGTGGAATCATCAAGTCTATTCTCTCCACTGCTTCAGATCTAATGCATGACCTAAAAACAGGGTATCTAACACTTTCATCCCCAAGATCCATGTTTGCAAGCCAACTGATTGGAACTGTAATGGGCTGCTTTGTTGGCCCACTAAGCTTCTGGCTCTTCTACAAGGCTTTTGATGTGGGGAATCCTGAGGGGGAGTACAAAGCTCCCTATGCTCTCATATACAGAAACATGGCCATTCTTGGGGTGGAAGGATTCTCTGCACTGCCAAAGCATTGTTTACAAATCTGTTATGCTGCTTTTGGATTGGGATTTGTGATTAATGCTATTAAAGATCATGTGTTGCCAAAGAAATTTGCCCCATATGTTCCTCTGCCAATGGCCATGGCTGTTCCATTCCTTGTGGGGGCTTACTTTGCCATTGATATGTGTGTTGGAACAGTGATTGTGTATACATGGCAAAGGCTCAATCCTAGAAAGGCAGATATGCTTGTGCCTGCAGTGGCATCTGGTCTTATATGTGGTGATGGCCTTTGGCTTCTCCCTTCGTCTATTTTAGCCCTAACCAAAGTCAAGCCTCCCATTTGTATGAAATTCTTGTCAAGGCAGGGTCGCTACTAG
- the LOC131051404 gene encoding metal-nicotianamine transporter YSL1 isoform X2 — translation MFMKESIPFWVAVSGYVVLAAISIAVIPHMFPNMKWYYVFIAYLFAPILAFSNAYGAGLTDQNLAYNYGKVALFIFAAWAGKEHGGVLAGLAACGIIKSILSTASDLMHDLKTGYLTLSSPRSMFASQLIGTVMGCFVGPLSFWLFYKAFDVGNPEGEYKAPYALIYRNMAILGVEGFSALPKHCLQICYAAFGLGFVINAIKDHVLPKKFAPYVPLPMAMAVPFLVGAYFAIDMCVGTVIVYTWQRLNPRKADMLVPAVASGLICGDGLWLLPSSILALTKVKPPICMKFLSRQGRY, via the coding sequence ATGTTCATGAAAGAGTCAATACCCTTTTGGGTTGCTGTATCCGGTTATGTAGTTCTGGCGGCCATATCCATTGCAGTGATTCCTCATATGTTTCCTAACATGAAATGGTACTATGTATTTATTGCCTACTTGTTTGCCCCCATTCTGGCATTCTCCAATGCATATGGAGCAGGGCTGACAGATCAGAACTTAGCATACAATTATGGCAAGGTTGCACTGTTCATATTTGCAGCCTGGGCAGGGAAGGAGCATGGAGGTGTTCTTGCGGGCTTAGCTGCCTGTGGAATCATCAAGTCTATTCTCTCCACTGCTTCAGATCTAATGCATGACCTAAAAACAGGGTATCTAACACTTTCATCCCCAAGATCCATGTTTGCAAGCCAACTGATTGGAACTGTAATGGGCTGCTTTGTTGGCCCACTAAGCTTCTGGCTCTTCTACAAGGCTTTTGATGTGGGGAATCCTGAGGGGGAGTACAAAGCTCCCTATGCTCTCATATACAGAAACATGGCCATTCTTGGGGTGGAAGGATTCTCTGCACTGCCAAAGCATTGTTTACAAATCTGTTATGCTGCTTTTGGATTGGGATTTGTGATTAATGCTATTAAAGATCATGTGTTGCCAAAGAAATTTGCCCCATATGTTCCTCTGCCAATGGCCATGGCTGTTCCATTCCTTGTGGGGGCTTACTTTGCCATTGATATGTGTGTTGGAACAGTGATTGTGTATACATGGCAAAGGCTCAATCCTAGAAAGGCAGATATGCTTGTGCCTGCAGTGGCATCTGGTCTTATATGTGGTGATGGCCTTTGGCTTCTCCCTTCGTCTATTTTAGCCCTAACCAAAGTCAAGCCTCCCATTTGTATGAAATTCTTGTCAAGGCAGGGTCGCTACTAG